The region GACCAGCTGCTACAATATTCTTGGCAATGTAGCGAGCCATGTAAGCGGCAGAGCGATCCACCTTCGTGGGATCCTTGCCACTGAAGGCTCCACCACCATGACGACCCCAACCACCGTAAGTATCGACGATAATCTTGCGGCCTGTCAGTCCGGAATCACCATGTGGCCCACCGATTACGAATCGACCAGTCGGATTAATGTGATACTTGGTGGATGGCTTAAGCAGGGATGTCGGGACAGATTTCCCGATCACAGCCGAACGCACAAACTCAGAAATCTCATCTTGCGAAACATGTTCGGCATGTTGTGTCGAAACCACAATTGCCGAGATCCCGACCGCATTGTTCTTGGCATCGTATTCGACAGTGACCTGACTCTTGCTGTCTGGCCTTAACCAGTTGACTTCACCTCTCTGGCGAGCTTCGGTCAAGCGATTGATAATTCGGTGAGAGAGTGCAATCGGCAGAGGCATGAGTTCTGGTGTCTGATCACAGGCATACCCGAACATTAACCCTTGATCGCCGGCACCATCGCGGTCGACACCCATCGCAATATCTGCACTCTGGCTATGCAGCTTGACCAGCACTTCGCAGGTTGCGGCATTAAAGCCGATGTCGTCACTGGTGTAGCCAATCTGCCGAATGGCTTCGCGGGCGACCTTTTCGTAATCGACCTGAGCATTGGCAGTAATTTCACCAGCCAGACATACAAAATCTGTGGTGCATAACGTTTCACAGGCAACACGAGCTCGAGGATCCTGGGCTAACAATGCATCGAGGACAGCATCCGAAACCTGGTCAGATACCTTATCAGGATGCCCCATACTGACTGATTCGCTCGTAAACAGAAACGTCGACATGCCAAACTCCAAAATCCCACCGCATGGAAAGCCTTGCAGGCCACTTCGAAACGTTTGCGATTCTAGGCATTCGGTTGAATCGTCACAACCTAATCTCCGTTTTCAACCAGATCTCGACTGAAAAGCCATTTGAAATGTCACGCATTCCCGCAGACTTCCGCACAGTCTGAAATGTTAACCACCCCCTCTGAAACGAGATATGGCGACGATTTTTGATGTTGACATGTTTTGTGTCACTTTTTAGAAGCACTACTCCGCAAAATCTCTTCGCACCTCCGCTCGATCCTTTTTCCCCCACGATATCTGCTTTCTACAAGCACTGATTCGCCTCTCAACCAAATCCTTTCCCTTCAAAGCCTTTTTCCTCGGCAGTCTGACACTAACTGCTCAGTAACCATTTTCTCTGCCATTCATCTCACCTGCCACAATTCCCTACCCCGCTTCAATCCACTTCGATGTCTCTGCGAGATGGCCTGTCCGCTGGGCGATATCTCACACAATTGCTGACGATTACTGCCATCTTCTCGATTTGATCGTTTTGATCGCTGGCTCCCCTCCTCAAAATTACATCCCTCGATCTCAGGACAAAACTTACCGTGAACTGGCATTGCTCATACCGGCTCTGTGGGGTCTTTCTGCTGGGAATGACTTCCCTGCTGATCCCCGTTTTTGCCGGTTGTGTGCTGGTGCCAGGACTTACACAAGAGGCACATCAGCTTCTCAAAAAACAATCGATATCGAGTACGAATCCACTCCCTCCAATCAACGCGCCCGCGAACTCGATTCAACTGGAAATCCTATTTGTCGAACGCCCGGCCTCAGACCCGACTGTCAGTGAGCAACTCTGGCGGGAAATTGATGAAGTCGGTGCGGCAGCACCCGGCTTAAGGCAGTTGATGCAACAGAACGGGCTGCGGATTGGCACTGTCGGTGCCTCGCCTCCTCCGATGCTGCAAGCACTGCTGGGAATGTCGCGGCAGATCGAAGATGAGTATTCACTCAGTCAATGCGTTCGCAGAAAAGTGGTCGTTCAATCGGGTGCCACCACTGATATTGATGTCAAATCATGGCTGGATCCTATGGAAGTCAGCCTGAATGAAAACGGAAAAACGACCTCAAAAACCTTTGAGCAACTTCAGTGTGTCCTGA is a window of Planctopirus limnophila DSM 3776 DNA encoding:
- the metK gene encoding methionine adenosyltransferase, which gives rise to MSTFLFTSESVSMGHPDKVSDQVSDAVLDALLAQDPRARVACETLCTTDFVCLAGEITANAQVDYEKVAREAIRQIGYTSDDIGFNAATCEVLVKLHSQSADIAMGVDRDGAGDQGLMFGYACDQTPELMPLPIALSHRIINRLTEARQRGEVNWLRPDSKSQVTVEYDAKNNAVGISAIVVSTQHAEHVSQDEISEFVRSAVIGKSVPTSLLKPSTKYHINPTGRFVIGGPHGDSGLTGRKIIVDTYGGWGRHGGGAFSGKDPTKVDRSAAYMARYIAKNIVAAGLAKECELQLAYAIGVADPVSVRINTNGTALIAEGKIAELVRENFKMTPLGIIESLQLRQPIYQRTAAGGHFGRNEPGFTWEATDKALKLREQAGLGSTLPPVGHIA